The following are encoded together in the Vibrio splendidus genome:
- a CDS encoding lysine/arginine/ornithine ABC transporter substrate-binding protein, protein MKKILLASLIGLASFNAAAQEEIKFAMEATYAPFEYMDENNQIQGFDVDLANALCEEMKATCTFHNQAFDSLIPALKFKRYDAAISAMDITEARLKQVNFSNAYYDNSAAFISFEGKVADQAALEGKRVGVQNGSTHQSFLLEQMTGVTAVPYSSYQDAFIDMKNGRIDSVFGDTAVVAEWFKKEDNLTYVGDQVTNQEYFGNGFGIAVNKSNQELVDQLNVALAAVKANGEYDKIFNKYFGK, encoded by the coding sequence ATGAAAAAGATTCTACTAGCTTCACTTATCGGCCTTGCTTCTTTCAACGCAGCGGCGCAAGAAGAAATCAAATTCGCAATGGAAGCAACTTACGCACCATTCGAATACATGGATGAGAACAACCAAATTCAAGGTTTTGACGTAGACTTAGCAAACGCACTTTGTGAAGAGATGAAAGCAACGTGTACTTTCCACAACCAAGCATTCGATAGCTTGATCCCTGCACTTAAATTCAAACGTTACGATGCAGCTATCTCAGCAATGGACATCACAGAAGCGCGTCTTAAACAAGTGAACTTCTCTAACGCATATTACGACAACTCTGCAGCATTCATCTCTTTCGAAGGCAAAGTAGCAGACCAAGCAGCACTAGAAGGTAAGCGTGTTGGTGTTCAAAACGGTTCTACTCACCAGAGCTTCCTACTTGAGCAAATGACTGGCGTAACAGCGGTACCTTACTCAAGCTACCAAGATGCATTCATTGACATGAAAAACGGTCGTATCGATTCTGTATTTGGTGACACAGCCGTTGTAGCAGAATGGTTCAAGAAAGAAGACAACCTAACGTACGTTGGCGACCAAGTAACAAACCAAGAGTACTTCGGTAACGGCTTTGGCATCGCAGTAAACAAGAGCAACCAAGAACTTGTAGACCAGCTTAACGTTGCACTTGCAGCAGTAAAAGCAAACGGCGAATACGACAAGATCTTCAACAAGTACTTCGGTAAGTAA
- the artQ gene encoding arginine ABC transporter permease ArtQ — MELTGYSLGLVEASWMTVQLAFVSLLVGLVLAFLFASGEMSRRIAIKWPTTAFVTIVRGLPEILVVLFIYFGSTQVLFMITGDFIEVSPFLSGVVALSLIFASYASQTIRGALKAVSKGQREAASALGISQSRSFFRIVLPQAVRHALPGLTNQWLVLLKDTALVSLIGVTDLLKQAQLTSAATHEAFTWYATAAAIYLVITLITQRLVKVIDGKFSIQGLGNKGAMA; from the coding sequence ATGGAATTAACGGGTTACTCTTTAGGGCTCGTCGAAGCAAGTTGGATGACTGTTCAGCTTGCGTTCGTAAGCCTATTGGTTGGATTGGTTCTAGCATTTTTGTTTGCAAGTGGTGAGATGTCTCGTCGTATTGCAATCAAATGGCCAACGACTGCATTTGTGACGATTGTTCGTGGTTTACCAGAAATTCTGGTCGTACTGTTTATCTACTTTGGTTCGACACAAGTTCTGTTCATGATCACTGGCGACTTCATAGAAGTGAGCCCGTTCTTATCTGGTGTTGTTGCACTGTCACTTATCTTTGCTTCTTACGCTTCACAAACCATCCGTGGTGCTTTGAAAGCAGTAAGCAAAGGGCAGAGAGAAGCAGCAAGCGCGCTTGGTATCTCTCAATCACGTTCATTCTTTCGTATAGTTTTACCTCAAGCGGTAAGACACGCGCTACCAGGGTTAACCAACCAATGGTTAGTGTTGCTGAAAGACACCGCATTAGTATCGCTGATTGGCGTGACAGATTTGCTGAAACAAGCACAACTAACATCAGCGGCAACGCACGAAGCATTTACTTGGTACGCGACAGCAGCAGCAATCTACTTGGTCATCACTTTAATCACCCAAAGATTGGTAAAAGTGATTGATGGTAAGTTCTCTATTCAAGGTTTGGGTAACAAAGGGGCAATGGCATGA
- the artM gene encoding arginine ABC transporter permease ArtM: MNQQYLSQMLEGLATSLQLTGASLLVGCILSLLMTVTLILRIPAIHWLTRGIITLFTGTPLLVQIFLVYYGPGQFDWIRESFLWTWLSQPWFCAMLALALNTAAYSTLLFRGAFNAIPAGQWEACRALGMDKIATLKVLLPYALRRAVPAYSNEVILVFKGTSLASTITIMDLMGYAQRINGQTYDTLTVFGIAGAFYLAVNGILTLIFRQVEKKALAFEAA; encoded by the coding sequence ATGAATCAACAATACCTCTCTCAAATGCTTGAAGGCTTAGCGACCAGTCTTCAACTCACAGGTGCTTCATTGCTGGTTGGTTGTATCTTGTCACTGCTGATGACGGTAACGCTAATCCTAAGAATACCGGCGATTCACTGGTTAACACGTGGCATCATTACGCTGTTCACTGGCACACCATTGTTGGTTCAAATCTTCTTGGTGTATTACGGCCCGGGTCAATTCGATTGGATTCGTGAAAGCTTCCTATGGACTTGGTTAAGCCAACCTTGGTTCTGTGCAATGTTAGCATTAGCATTGAACACCGCGGCATACAGCACGCTACTGTTCAGAGGCGCATTCAACGCCATTCCAGCAGGGCAGTGGGAAGCATGTCGTGCACTCGGCATGGACAAAATCGCAACGCTTAAAGTGTTACTGCCATACGCTTTACGCCGCGCCGTTCCAGCTTACTCGAACGAAGTGATTCTAGTCTTCAAAGGCACGTCACTGGCAAGCACCATCACCATCATGGACTTGATGGGCTACGCTCAGCGTATCAACGGCCAAACCTACGACACACTCACCGTGTTCGGTATTGCTGGCGCATTCTACTTAGCAGTAAACGGCATACTAACGCTGATCTTCCGTCAAGTAGAGAAGAAGGCCCTCGCATTCGAAGCGGCGTAA
- a CDS encoding DUF6434 domain-containing protein, which yields MEKVDWHKIEILDTTVITDTYKTTQNVRRYFKSKFGDDFKFDRGFMQWMQGATGLTMIDACKEWSSRQKLK from the coding sequence ATGGAAAAGGTTGATTGGCACAAGATTGAGATACTCGATACAACTGTCATTACAGACACTTATAAAACGACTCAAAATGTTCGTAGATATTTCAAATCCAAATTTGGCGATGATTTCAAATTCGACCGAGGTTTTATGCAATGGATGCAAGGAGCAACTGGTCTCACAATGATTGATGCCTGCAAAGAATGGTCGAGTCGCCAGAAACTAAAGTAA
- a CDS encoding IS110-like element ISVisp6 family transposase: MSDYSYFCGIDLAKNHFSLHAVDQNGKVILHKSVTRSKLLTTIANMPLMRIGVEACGGAHYWARTLNKLGHDARIMAVKYVIPYRTKGKNDLNDAVAICEAVQRPSTRFVPVKSPEQQAILSVHRMREHWVRERTALMNRMRALLSEFGLIIPVGRSSLMKHVPLMLEDAENELPHLARTVIADAYHHLGELNQRIADTEQVFESFAKVSANVQRVMKVRGIGPQTATAILASIGNGSQFDKSRDFSAWLGLVPKQYSTGGKPRLGRITKHGDKYLRTLLIHGARTVIANLGDKQDKLSQWCRGVLERRGMNRAIVALAAKNARIIWSLLHNQTEYENYAA; the protein is encoded by the coding sequence ATGTCTGATTATTCTTATTTCTGCGGTATCGACCTAGCTAAAAACCACTTCAGTCTTCATGCCGTAGACCAAAATGGTAAGGTCATACTTCATAAGTCGGTAACTCGCTCTAAACTGCTGACTACAATAGCAAATATGCCACTCATGCGTATAGGCGTTGAAGCGTGTGGTGGTGCACATTATTGGGCAAGAACACTCAATAAACTTGGGCACGACGCCCGCATTATGGCCGTTAAATACGTAATTCCTTATCGAACTAAAGGAAAGAACGACCTTAATGATGCTGTTGCCATATGCGAAGCTGTTCAGCGTCCATCAACTCGCTTTGTACCCGTAAAATCCCCCGAGCAACAAGCCATCTTATCGGTACATAGAATGAGAGAGCATTGGGTTCGTGAACGCACCGCGCTTATGAATCGCATGCGCGCCCTACTCTCTGAGTTCGGGTTAATCATTCCTGTTGGTCGCTCTTCATTAATGAAACACGTTCCCTTAATGCTTGAAGATGCAGAAAATGAACTGCCACATCTCGCAAGAACGGTGATTGCCGATGCTTATCACCACCTTGGAGAGTTGAATCAACGTATCGCCGATACTGAACAAGTCTTCGAGTCTTTTGCTAAGGTCAGCGCTAATGTTCAACGAGTGATGAAGGTTCGTGGCATTGGACCGCAAACCGCTACTGCGATACTTGCTTCGATAGGCAATGGTTCTCAATTTGATAAAAGCCGTGATTTCTCTGCTTGGCTAGGACTCGTACCAAAGCAATATTCGACGGGAGGAAAGCCTCGCTTAGGTCGGATAACCAAACACGGCGACAAATACTTGCGAACACTATTAATTCACGGGGCAAGGACAGTCATTGCCAACCTTGGCGACAAGCAAGATAAGCTAAGTCAGTGGTGTCGAGGCGTTCTAGAACGAAGAGGAATGAACCGAGCGATAGTGGCACTTGCCGCGAAGAACGCACGAATTATATGGTCGCTTTTACACAATCAAACCGAATATGAAAACTATGCTGCTTAA
- a CDS encoding acyl carrier protein yields MKYPKLVFCSVLAITYSNFVWANGCDAVDDKVLNAMAKAFDVRVDEIAIDGTFYDQNFDTDVLDLITVVVDMEEAIGVDLKDEDVVDPIVYFDEEEFEPKIKGKVTVREFQEIVQTACANSLG; encoded by the coding sequence ATGAAATATCCCAAACTTGTGTTCTGTTCAGTGTTAGCAATCACGTATTCAAATTTCGTTTGGGCTAATGGCTGTGATGCAGTAGACGATAAAGTATTAAATGCAATGGCTAAGGCTTTCGATGTTCGTGTGGATGAAATTGCTATTGATGGTACATTTTATGATCAAAACTTTGATACTGATGTTTTAGATCTCATAACTGTAGTTGTTGATATGGAAGAGGCTATTGGAGTTGATCTTAAAGACGAAGATGTAGTCGACCCGATAGTTTATTTCGATGAAGAAGAGTTTGAGCCAAAAATTAAAGGCAAGGTAACGGTCCGAGAGTTTCAAGAGATTGTCCAAACAGCGTGTGCTAACTCTCTCGGCTAG
- a CDS encoding HAD-IA family hydrolase has protein sequence MNRYSCNGFIFDVDATLVNTTLVINNIWKEWALQKGVEFSIVHPHVHGRKISETLELVGFQYANANEENVVKKIAIKAMESATEIDGALSFVKTIPKCSWAIATSGPRNVAETSLRASGFELPEIMICGEDVSIGKPHPEPFVLAAENLGLNAMSCVAFEDSPAGVKSAKEAGCFTVAILTSHKESELALADLIVNSFSDLAIENRNGSYELCW, from the coding sequence ATAAATAGATATTCATGCAATGGTTTTATATTTGATGTAGATGCAACTCTTGTAAACACCACACTGGTTATAAATAATATTTGGAAAGAGTGGGCATTGCAAAAAGGAGTTGAGTTTTCAATAGTACATCCACACGTTCACGGCAGAAAAATTAGCGAAACTTTAGAATTAGTAGGTTTTCAATATGCAAATGCGAATGAAGAAAACGTAGTTAAAAAAATCGCAATAAAAGCAATGGAATCAGCTACTGAAATTGATGGAGCACTGAGTTTTGTAAAAACCATACCTAAGTGTTCGTGGGCAATCGCAACGAGTGGTCCAAGAAATGTGGCTGAGACAAGTTTACGTGCATCCGGGTTTGAGTTACCTGAGATTATGATATGTGGTGAAGATGTTAGCATCGGTAAGCCACACCCAGAACCATTTGTGCTTGCCGCTGAAAATCTAGGTTTGAATGCGATGAGCTGTGTTGCCTTTGAAGATTCGCCAGCGGGTGTCAAATCGGCTAAAGAAGCAGGGTGTTTTACTGTTGCTATATTAACTAGTCATAAAGAATCTGAATTAGCTTTAGCTGATCTAATTGTTAATAGCTTTTCAGATCTGGCAATTGAAAACAGAAACGGTTCATATGAACTATGTTGGTGA
- a CDS encoding class I SAM-dependent methyltransferase, with product MQEEYMDYYAKFDEEKRLLSQNITRIEFDTTINVLGSYLESAGRLTELGAATGRYSLHYVRQGMDVTAVELAPELVEQLKYNAETQNLDLVVHEANATNVSFIENGTQDVVLVLGPLYHIQSKSGREAVLKEANRILKPNGVVAIAYISRFFVAGLLAKMSSSLVSPDILSELNESGLVSSPDVDPFFRTGYFAKPLEIESLVIESGFSIENHIATDGYVRFIGQEVNQLNEQQYQSWFKYHLSTCSEVSLLGSSNHGLVIAKKCRGKSA from the coding sequence GTGCAAGAAGAGTATATGGATTACTACGCGAAATTTGACGAAGAGAAGCGTCTACTTTCTCAAAACATAACGCGTATTGAATTTGATACAACAATTAATGTTTTGGGGTCTTATCTCGAATCAGCAGGTCGTTTGACGGAGCTTGGTGCGGCTACTGGTCGCTATTCACTTCATTATGTTCGACAAGGTATGGATGTGACAGCAGTGGAGTTAGCTCCAGAATTAGTCGAGCAACTTAAATATAATGCTGAGACCCAGAATTTAGACTTGGTTGTTCACGAAGCAAATGCAACTAACGTGAGTTTTATTGAAAACGGTACTCAAGACGTTGTTTTAGTATTGGGGCCGCTTTATCACATACAATCGAAGTCAGGCCGAGAAGCAGTTTTAAAAGAGGCAAATCGAATATTGAAACCAAATGGTGTAGTTGCGATAGCGTATATCAGTCGTTTCTTTGTGGCGGGTTTGCTTGCCAAAATGTCCAGTAGCTTAGTTTCCCCTGATATTCTAAGTGAATTGAATGAAAGTGGCTTGGTCTCTTCTCCCGATGTAGATCCATTTTTTAGAACGGGATACTTTGCTAAGCCTTTAGAGATTGAAAGCTTGGTAATTGAATCTGGATTTAGTATCGAAAATCATATTGCAACCGATGGGTACGTTCGGTTTATTGGTCAGGAAGTTAATCAACTAAATGAGCAACAGTATCAATCATGGTTTAAGTATCATTTATCGACATGCTCCGAGGTTTCATTGCTTGGTAGCAGTAATCATGGTTTAGTTATTGCAAAAAAATGCAGAGGAAAAAGCGCCTAG
- a CDS encoding GFA family protein — MYYSEANCLCGSVIVTAKIIDPKFTVCHCQSCRTWGGAPFFALKCGTQVKLEGEDKVKMYKSSSWASRGFCRECGTHLFYKFKETGEYNMPVGLFPNLEGLEMDMQYFSDMRPGYYCFSNETKEMTTEEIMAYFADKV, encoded by the coding sequence ATGTATTATTCTGAGGCTAATTGCCTTTGTGGTTCTGTCATAGTCACAGCTAAAATCATCGATCCTAAGTTTACAGTTTGCCATTGTCAGTCATGTCGAACTTGGGGTGGTGCTCCGTTCTTTGCTTTGAAATGTGGTACTCAAGTGAAACTGGAAGGTGAAGATAAAGTAAAGATGTACAAATCTTCTTCTTGGGCTTCACGAGGTTTCTGCAGAGAATGTGGAACCCACTTATTTTATAAATTCAAAGAAACAGGCGAGTACAATATGCCAGTGGGCTTGTTTCCAAATTTGGAAGGGTTGGAAATGGACATGCAATATTTTAGTGACATGCGACCTGGTTACTATTGCTTTTCCAATGAAACTAAGGAAATGACCACCGAAGAAATCATGGCCTACTTTGCAGACAAGGTATAA
- a CDS encoding NUDIX domain-containing protein yields the protein MKNVVQLVFVSRNQLLLAFRQNTEAFDQYWGFPSGRIEDGESPLDAAEREALEETSVSTNELNLAAELVDPTLPIRHYFYLCFDWVGKIENAEPNLCRELRWFNLDELPEKCTPITYVAMKKIKNALRDHQQRT from the coding sequence ATGAAAAATGTAGTTCAACTTGTCTTTGTCTCTAGAAATCAGTTATTGCTCGCCTTCCGCCAAAATACTGAAGCGTTTGACCAGTATTGGGGCTTTCCTTCTGGACGCATAGAGGACGGTGAATCTCCTCTAGACGCAGCAGAACGCGAAGCTTTGGAGGAAACTTCGGTTAGCACTAATGAATTGAATTTAGCGGCTGAATTGGTTGACCCTACTTTGCCGATTCGTCATTACTTTTACCTATGTTTTGATTGGGTTGGCAAAATAGAGAACGCAGAACCTAACTTGTGTCGAGAGTTGCGTTGGTTCAACCTCGACGAATTGCCAGAAAAGTGCACTCCAATAACTTACGTAGCAATGAAAAAAATTAAAAACGCGTTGCGTGACCATCAGCAACGAACTTAA
- a CDS encoding GNAT family N-acetyltransferase, producing MRISEAVLSDLESFFEYIGAQLLENADDNSPLFQPISKENCVVSEQFKDKFRNGFEASLGENGWRKLWVIKDSKERVFGHIDLRHYGEEYKFHRVLLGMGVDSSLRKQGLGVELIKCVTEFCNESPSIDWLDLNVLSNNLPAIKLYLKCGFEVIGEVPDCYLIEGQFVSETMMTLCTRNSR from the coding sequence ATGAGAATATCGGAAGCCGTTCTGTCGGATTTAGAATCCTTTTTCGAATACATAGGAGCACAGCTTCTTGAAAATGCGGATGATAACTCTCCACTTTTCCAACCGATCTCTAAAGAGAATTGTGTAGTTTCAGAACAATTTAAAGATAAGTTTCGAAATGGTTTTGAGGCAAGCCTTGGTGAAAATGGCTGGAGAAAGCTCTGGGTAATCAAAGACTCTAAGGAACGAGTGTTTGGTCATATAGACCTACGTCATTACGGTGAAGAGTATAAGTTTCATCGTGTGCTTCTCGGCATGGGTGTTGATTCAAGTCTAAGGAAGCAAGGGTTGGGTGTAGAACTGATTAAGTGCGTGACTGAGTTTTGTAACGAAAGCCCAAGTATCGATTGGTTAGATCTCAATGTTCTCTCGAATAATCTTCCTGCAATAAAATTGTATTTGAAATGTGGTTTCGAAGTGATTGGAGAAGTCCCAGATTGTTACCTTATAGAAGGACAGTTTGTGTCTGAAACAATGATGACACTATGCACAAGAAATTCCAGGTAA
- a CDS encoding AAA family ATPase: MTKIYFVCGFIGSGKTTYSKALAEKHGAFRFSIDEWMIPLYGEHMEREVFDRRLATLQGLFKGSAIQLFSLGVPVIFDFGFWRKSDRDSFTSWASNLGMDSEVHYLDVPFETCKQRAFSRNSELNGKSYEMTPEMLDLFWSWFEVPTSNESVVWVQQDT, translated from the coding sequence ATGACTAAAATCTATTTCGTATGTGGCTTTATCGGTTCGGGTAAGACGACTTACTCGAAAGCGCTTGCAGAAAAGCATGGCGCGTTTCGTTTTTCGATTGATGAGTGGATGATTCCTTTGTATGGCGAGCATATGGAGCGTGAAGTTTTTGACCGCCGGCTAGCTACGCTACAAGGGTTATTCAAGGGCTCTGCAATACAGCTGTTTTCCTTGGGTGTTCCGGTAATTTTTGACTTTGGTTTTTGGCGTAAATCAGACCGAGATTCTTTTACAAGCTGGGCATCAAACCTAGGTATGGACAGCGAAGTTCACTACCTTGATGTTCCGTTTGAGACTTGTAAGCAGAGAGCATTCAGCCGTAACTCGGAACTCAATGGCAAGTCTTATGAAATGACACCTGAAATGTTAGATCTGTTTTGGTCTTGGTTTGAGGTTCCAACTTCAAATGAAAGTGTTGTTTGGGTTCAACAGGACACTTAA
- a CDS encoding DUF1801 domain-containing protein, giving the protein MDQTIKTHFDEYPDDVRARLEELRSLIFELCSDLELGEVEESLKWGEPSYSVKTGSPIRIDWKLKSPNNYYLFFNCQTKLVDTFRELHDGTLTFQGNRAIILNLTEPLPKAPIKQCLELALTYQQRKHLPLLGA; this is encoded by the coding sequence ATGGACCAAACAATCAAAACACATTTCGACGAGTATCCCGATGATGTTCGAGCTCGGCTTGAAGAGTTGCGTTCATTAATCTTTGAGCTTTGCTCTGATTTGGAACTAGGTGAAGTCGAAGAGTCTCTGAAATGGGGCGAGCCGAGTTACAGCGTTAAGACGGGCAGCCCAATTCGAATCGACTGGAAATTGAAGTCACCAAACAACTATTACTTGTTCTTTAACTGTCAAACGAAGCTAGTCGACACATTCAGAGAATTGCACGATGGTACGCTGACATTTCAGGGTAATAGGGCAATCATATTGAACCTAACTGAACCACTTCCCAAGGCACCGATTAAGCAGTGCTTAGAGCTAGCCTTAACTTATCAACAACGAAAACATCTACCGCTTCTTGGCGCGTAA
- a CDS encoding GNAT family N-acetyltransferase, producing MHLRKAQLHELDSIYTMGFDVWGDGLTLDDYLAGCRNSEKYLSGTWYVLVEKDRVVSSLIVYRDMFGLAKGCFGIGSVATPQELRHQGYASELINLVKTELFTRHNCKALYLHSDIEHQFYIRLGFVSIVGSDCMYISNDSSEFDGRIPDYF from the coding sequence ATGCACTTAAGAAAAGCACAGCTTCACGAGTTAGATTCCATTTATACAATGGGCTTCGATGTTTGGGGTGATGGCTTGACGTTAGACGATTACTTAGCAGGTTGTCGTAACAGTGAAAAGTACTTGTCTGGCACTTGGTATGTGTTAGTCGAGAAGGATAGAGTCGTGTCGTCTCTTATCGTTTACCGTGACATGTTTGGCCTTGCAAAAGGATGTTTCGGTATTGGCTCTGTGGCTACACCTCAAGAATTACGACACCAAGGTTATGCGTCTGAGTTGATCAACTTGGTAAAAACGGAGTTATTCACTCGTCATAATTGTAAGGCTTTATACCTACACAGCGACATTGAGCATCAATTTTATATTAGGCTTGGCTTTGTGAGCATAGTAGGTTCTGATTGTATGTATATTTCGAACGACTCTTCTGAGTTTGATGGACGAATACCAGATTACTTCTAG
- a CDS encoding DUF3291 domain-containing protein yields MKLAQLNIALAKYPLDAPEIKEFVDNLELVNGIAESSEGFVWRLKDESGDATNIQAFDDPNMIVNMSVWDSVDSLKNFMFRTHHRDFMRRKGDWFHRLPEDTYVLWWIEEDDIPTLEEAIERLEHLREIGDTPYAFTFKTNFTESEAPK; encoded by the coding sequence ATGAAATTAGCTCAGTTAAATATCGCTCTGGCGAAATACCCGTTAGATGCGCCAGAAATCAAAGAGTTTGTCGATAACTTAGAGTTGGTTAATGGAATCGCAGAAAGCAGTGAAGGGTTTGTTTGGCGTCTGAAAGATGAATCTGGTGACGCCACCAATATCCAAGCTTTCGATGATCCTAATATGATTGTGAACATGTCGGTGTGGGACTCTGTGGATTCGTTAAAGAACTTCATGTTCCGCACACATCACCGTGATTTCATGCGTCGAAAGGGGGATTGGTTTCATCGTTTACCTGAAGATACTTATGTGCTTTGGTGGATCGAAGAAGACGATATTCCGACACTCGAAGAAGCGATAGAGCGACTTGAACACCTCAGAGAAATCGGTGATACGCCGTATGCCTTCACTTTTAAAACCAACTTTACGGAGTCAGAAGCGCCAAAATAG
- a CDS encoding YnfA family protein: protein MIEFKTVGLFVLTAVAEIVGCYLPYLWLREDKSIWLLIPAAISLALFAWLLTLHPTATGRVYAAYGGVYISVALIWLWLVDGEKPTTWDLVGGSVALLGMAIIMFGPRNA, encoded by the coding sequence GTGATTGAATTTAAAACGGTCGGTCTTTTTGTACTTACGGCGGTCGCCGAGATAGTAGGGTGTTATCTACCTTATCTTTGGTTGAGAGAAGACAAGAGTATTTGGTTATTGATTCCAGCTGCGATCAGCCTGGCGTTGTTTGCTTGGTTATTGACGCTTCATCCTACAGCGACAGGGCGTGTTTATGCGGCCTATGGCGGTGTGTATATTTCTGTTGCCCTGATATGGCTGTGGCTTGTTGATGGCGAAAAGCCGACAACGTGGGATCTGGTCGGTGGCTCAGTAGCACTACTCGGTATGGCGATTATAATGTTTGGCCCTCGAAACGCGTAG
- a CDS encoding DUF6434 domain-containing protein: MEKVDWHKNQIDDSTVITDSYKTTQNVRRYFKSKLGEEFKFDRDFMQWMNNATGLTMGDALQEWAKRNDTK, from the coding sequence ATGGAAAAGGTTGATTGGCACAAGAATCAGATTGATGACAGTACCGTCATAACGGACAGCTACAAAACGACTCAGAACGTGCGTCGATATTTTAAGTCCAAGCTTGGCGAAGAGTTTAAATTTGACCGTGATTTTATGCAGTGGATGAACAATGCGACAGGGTTGACTATGGGTGATGCCTTGCAAGAGTGGGCGAAGCGTAACGATACAAAGTAA